atatatcagaggtagacacacgatgtaacatATGCCAACATAATGGCACAGGCACGCGGGGGAGCCGGCGGTGTGTGCCGGCGCCAGTCGGGGTGtggtattgtagcggtgtcatgggaAGGAGCGCCTGTAGTCATGCTCCGGGGATATAGCTATGATGTGAACCTTATTAACAAATCTCGACGTCGTGCTTGTGTAATTGCTTGATCCTTAATAGATCAACGATgcgcctcggatttattctaacacaCCGAGTCCGGCATGTACATTCAGTCGGGCATATAGCCGGGCTACACCCAATCTGACACGTACACCTAGCCAGGCATAGACACACAACAACAAAATTGGGCATCGGACAGCAGGAGCGGGACGAGGACGGCGACAATGATGATCCTATTTTTTTTAGATGAACAATGATGATCCAAATAATAATTTAGGATCGTCATCGTTCAACTAAGAAAAGGAACATCGTAATTTGCAGAAGGTTACAAACAATGTAAGCGCGCTGGGCCATGGCGAGACCAGCCCATCAGAGACCCGGTTGAACACGGCTCACTTGGCCCACTAGAGACCCAATTGAGCACGGTTCACTTGGCCCATTAGAGACCCAGTTGAACACGGCTCACTTGGACCGGGGTGTAGCCCGACTCAATTTCTCTCGGCGTTCACTTCTGTTCCTACGACTTACGGACGAGAGGTCCTATATGGCGCGCCACGCGCTGAGAACGCAGCGGGCGCACACCCCCTGCTCCCCCCCTTCGCGCCCTTCTGGTCCGGCCCATGTGCGGCCGGCATGCCGCCAATTTTTTTCCGTCTTTTTCTTTGcgttttttctcttttttcaaTAATTCAGGATATCAAATAGTTTCTAAATTTCAGTTAAAGTTGCTAACTAAAAAAACAATCATGATTTCGAAAAAAATCACTATTTCAAATATATACCCGGGAATTCAAAATATGTTccaaaattttaaaaatgttcacgaagtaaaaaaatcatgatttcaaaaaaagttcatcattCGCGAAATGTTCACGAATTGgcaaaaaaatgttcacaaatttaaaaaatgtCCTCTAATTTAGAAAAATGTCCATAATTTCAAAAAAGTTTATGCATTGGTGAAATGTTCACGAATTTGCAAAAAATGTTCTTGATTCCAAAGGAATGAACATTTTATTGAATTTGATGAACATATTTTGAACATCGATGAACAAATTTGGcatttgatgaacattttttttaatttgaaGAACAAAATTTGTGTTAGAGAaattttttggaaaaaatatGAACAAAATTTGCActcgatgaacatttttttgaaaaactGATGAACAAATTTTTAATCCAGTGAACAAATTTTGAATGTGATGAATTTTTTTGAATCTGATGAACAAAAAAATTAATTAAAAAAAGAAAccgatgaacatttttttagtTTGATGAACAACTCTTGaatttttgtgaacattttctaaatctgatgaacaaaaaattgaattggatgaacttttttggattgttgaacatttttttgcatggttgaacattttttgaattcgaTGAAAAAAAGTTGTTAACGAATTCAAAATAGAAAAATTGTAAAAATAGTCCAAacgtgaagaagaagaagaaaataggGGAAAAGGGAAATAaaaaacgaaaaagaaaaacgaaagAAAAAATTGAAAAGAACAGAAAAACGAAAAAAAACAGTACAGAAAAcattaaaaagaaaaaaaaaggttCCGGACCAAATACCGGCAGAACCAGAGAAAGGGAAGCGAACTGGGCCGGCCCGATAAGGGAAGAAATGACGCCTGTCAAGCAAACCTTTGGacttgtctcaaaaaaaaaaagcaAACCTTTGGAACGACGGGTCAACCGCCCAGGGACGTACCGGACCAAGACGGGCCCGTCTCTTCGATTCGATCCATAGCTCGACCTCTACTACCAGCAagctcttcttctcctccgccgacAACTCACACGAGCCCCGCCGTTTCCAGTTCGAGTCGTCCCGGACGATTCAGTCCTCCACCGACAACCGCGCCACTGCGACGCTCGAGACGGAGACGGCGTACGACCGCGATGCGCGCGCCATCCGCGAGCGGCAGCTCAAGCAGGCTGAGGAGTCCCTCAAGAAGAACCCCTCTGCGTCCTCCTCCTCCGGGGAGCTCTACAAGGGGATCCACGGCTACACAGATCACAAGGCCGGCTTCCGGCGGGAGCACACGGTCTCCGGAGAGAAGGCTGGCGGCGCGCACGGCCCCCTGCGGGCGTCAGCGCACATACGCCTCTCGACGCGGTTTGACTACCAACCAGACATCTGCAAGGATTATAAGGAGACCGGCTATTGTGGCTACGGCGATTCCTGCAAGTTCATGCACGACAGAGGTGACTACAAGTCTGGGTGGCAGCTCGAGAGGGAGTGGGATGAGGCCGAGAAAGCCCGCAAACGCCGCATAGCAATGCGTGAGTTGGATGGTAGTGATGccgaggcagaggaggaggacaGCGACGACGATGAGGCACTGCCCTTTGCCTGCTTCATATGCAGGGAGCCCTTTGTTGACCCGGTGGTCACAAAGTGCAAGCATTATTTCTGCGAGCATTGCGCATTAAAGGTACCCCGCAATTTGTTCTGATTTTGTGCTGATAATTATGCCTACTCATCGATGCAAATCTAGTTCATTTGCTTAGCTAGGCTAACAGTTTGTCATATATATAGAGAGATGTAACATGGAACCATGATTGTTTGAGTTCGAGCCATGAACTATTGAAACATTAGCACTTGCGCAAGACTTCTAATTCTGAAGATATTGAGTATTCAGCCCAAATATATATGAA
This genomic interval from Triticum urartu cultivar G1812 unplaced genomic scaffold, Tu2.1 TuUngrouped_contig_6671, whole genome shotgun sequence contains the following:
- the LOC125530939 gene encoding zinc finger CCCH domain-containing protein 15 (The sequence of the model RefSeq protein was modified relative to this genomic sequence to represent the inferred CDS: added 181 bases not found in genome assembly), whose amino-acid sequence is MSDGGGGEPGAGGSAPVCNFVRKPPKNIRKRPAASAGSDDEEGSGGDDSGAIAAARSKKPPSTTSKLFFSSADNSHEPRRFQFESSRTIQSSTDNRATATLETETAYDRDARAIRERQLKQAEESLKKNPSASSSSGELYKGIHGYTDHKAGFRREHTVSGEKAGGAHGPLRASAHIRLSTRFDYQPDICKDYKETGYCGYGDSCKFMHDRGDYKSGWQLEREWDEAEKARKRRIAMRELDGSDAEAEEEDSDDDEALPFACFICREPFVDPVVTKCKHYFCEHCALKHHSKNKKCFVCNKPTLGIFNAAQEIRKKIAQDKKQQDL